In Thermococcus sp., a single window of DNA contains:
- a CDS encoding tryptophan--tRNA ligase: protein MDEFKVTPWDVEGMVDYDKLIEQFGTTPLTDDLLERTARLTGSELPIFFRRRFFFSHRDYDKILADYESGRGFFLYTGRGPSGPMHIGHIIPFFATKWLQDKFGVNLYIQITDDEKFLFKEKLSFEDTKYWAYQNILDIIAVGFDPDKTFIFQNSEFTKIYEMALPIAKKINFSMARAVFGFTEQSKIGMIFYPAIQAAPTFFEKRRCLIPAAIDQDPYWRLQRDFAESLGYYKTAALHSKFVPPLTGLEGKMSASKPETAVYLTDDPEEAGRKIWRFALTGGQPTLKEQHEKGGNPDRCVVFKWLEIFFEPDDEKLMERYRACKAGELTCGECKRYLIKKVQDFLKEHQKKRKEAEKKVEKFKYTGELAREQWDKAIPEALKE, encoded by the coding sequence ATGGACGAGTTTAAGGTTACGCCATGGGACGTAGAGGGCATGGTCGACTACGACAAGCTCATAGAGCAGTTTGGGACAACCCCACTCACAGACGACCTCCTTGAGAGGACGGCAAGGCTAACTGGGAGTGAACTTCCAATATTTTTCAGGAGGCGCTTTTTCTTCTCCCACAGGGACTACGACAAAATCCTTGCCGACTACGAGAGCGGAAGGGGCTTCTTCCTCTACACGGGAAGGGGCCCGAGCGGTCCGATGCACATCGGCCACATCATCCCCTTCTTCGCCACCAAGTGGCTCCAGGATAAGTTCGGGGTTAACCTGTACATCCAGATAACCGACGACGAGAAGTTCCTCTTCAAGGAGAAGCTGAGCTTTGAGGATACAAAGTACTGGGCGTATCAGAACATCCTTGATATAATAGCTGTGGGCTTCGACCCAGATAAGACCTTCATCTTCCAGAACAGCGAGTTCACGAAGATATACGAGATGGCCCTGCCGATAGCGAAGAAGATAAACTTCTCGATGGCGAGGGCCGTTTTCGGCTTTACAGAGCAGAGCAAGATTGGGATGATTTTCTACCCGGCGATACAGGCGGCGCCTACCTTCTTCGAGAAGAGGCGCTGTTTAATTCCAGCGGCAATTGACCAAGACCCCTACTGGCGCTTACAGAGGGACTTTGCAGAGAGCCTCGGCTACTACAAAACCGCTGCCCTTCACTCGAAGTTCGTCCCGCCGCTCACGGGCCTTGAGGGCAAAATGAGTGCGAGCAAACCGGAAACGGCCGTTTACCTAACCGACGACCCGGAGGAAGCCGGAAGGAAGATATGGAGATTCGCCTTGACCGGTGGCCAGCCAACGCTTAAGGAGCAACACGAAAAGGGCGGAAACCCCGACAGGTGCGTCGTCTTCAAGTGGCTTGAGATATTCTTCGAGCCCGATGACGAGAAGCTCATGGAGCGCTATAGAGCCTGCAAAGCCGGCGAGCTGACCTGTGGCGAGTGCAAGCGCTACCTCATCAAGAAGGTTCAGGACTTCCTCAAGGAGCACCAGAAGAAGAGAAAGGAAGCGGAAAAGAAAGTCGAGAAGTTCAAGTATACCGGAGAGCTGGCTAGAGAGCAGTGGGATAAAGCCATCCCTGAGGCCTTGAAAGAGTAA